In a genomic window of Glycine max cultivar Williams 82 chromosome 13, Glycine_max_v4.0, whole genome shotgun sequence:
- the LOC100796060 gene encoding F-box/kelch-repeat protein At1g57790, translating to MSGRRRRKLKLLSDTITDSRRAAVEVENENLELQTWSDLPTELLELILSRLSLDDNVRASVVCKRWHSVATSVCVVNQSPWLMYFPKFGDWYEFYDPVHRKTYSIELPELSGSRVCYTKDGWLLLYRPRTHRVFFFNPFTQEIIKLPRFEMSYQIVAFSCAPTSSDCVLFTVKHVSPTVVAISTCYPGATEWTTVSYQNRLPFVSSIWNKLVFCNGLFYCLSLTGWLGVFDSSERTWSVLSVPPPKCPENFFAKNWWKGKFMTEHEGDIIVIYTCSNENPIIFKLDLTLLEWEEMTTLDGVTLFASFLSSHARTDLHGIMRNSVFFSKVRFYGKRCISFSLDGYRYYPRKQWHDWGEQDPFENIWIEPPKDFSGFT from the exons ATGTCtgggagaaggaggaggaagtTGAAATT GTTGAGTGATACAATTACTGACAGCAGAAGAGCTGCAGTGGAGgtggaaaatgaaaatttggagCTGCAAACTTGGTCTGATCTCCCTACTGAACTCTTAGAATTAATTCTGTCCCGTTTAAGTCTAGATGATAATGTTCGGGCTTCGGTTGTTTGCAAGAGATGGCATTCTGTTGCCACTTCTGTATGTGTGGTAAACCAATCACCGTGGTTAATGTATTTTCCGAAATTTGGTGACTGGTATGAATTCTATGACCCTGTGCACCGCAAAACATATTCCATTGAGTTGCCAGAGTTGAGTGGATCTAGAGTTTGTTACACCAAAGATGGTTGGTTACTTCTATACCGTCCCAGAACTCACCGCGTGTTCTTCTTCAATCCCTTTACTCAGGAGATTATCAAACTACCAAGGTTTGAGATGTCATACCAAATAGTTGCCTTCTCTTGTGCTCCAACGTCATCTGACTGTGTTCTGTTTACTGTTAAGCATGTTAGTCCTACCGTTGTGGCCATCAGCACATGTTACCCCGGGGCAACAGAATGGACCACTGTTAGTTACCAAAACCGCTTGCCCTTTGTCAGTAGCATCTGGAATAAGCTTGTGTTTTGTAATGGACTCTTTTATTGCTTGAGTCTCACAGGTTGGCTAGGGGTGTTTGACTCATCTGAACGCACTTGGAGTGTTCTTTCCGTACCTCCACCCAAGTGCCCAGAGAATTTTTTTGCCAAAAATTGGTGGAAGGGAAAATTCATGACAGAGCACGAGGGAGATATAATAGTAATTTATACATGTTCTAATGAAAATCCCATCATTTTTAAGTTAGATCTGACGTTATTGGAATGGGAAGAGATGACAACACTGGATGGAGTAACTCTTTTTGCTAGTTTCTTGTCTTCTCATGCAAGGACTGACCTCCATGGAATAATGAGAAACAGTGTCTTCTTCTCTAAAGTTCGTTTTTATGGAAAGCGTTGCATATCATTCTCTCTTGATGGCTATAGATACTATCCTCGTAAGCAGTGGCATGACTGGGGAGAACAAGACCCTTTtgaaaacatatggattgaaccGCCAAAAGATTTCTCTGGGTTCACATGA